One genomic region from uncultured Cohaesibacter sp. encodes:
- a CDS encoding UDP-glucose--hexose-1-phosphate uridylyltransferase yields the protein MAEETVPTDAPHRRYNPLKGEWVLVSPHRNKRPWQGQQEKVVIVEKLRHDPNCYLCAGNERNSGAVNPDYKGPFVFPNDFPALLEDTPAGGTSGDPLFRAETVRGTARVMCFSERHDLTLPELEVADIRKVVDTWADQIVDLGAQYDWVAVFENKGAVMGCSQPHPHGQIWASDFLPNEVAVEDSNQARFLAENGEVLLVRYAADEACKGERVVVENDDWIAVVPWWATWPFETLLMPKRHILRLPDLTDSERNSLADALKGLCTRYDNLFETEFPYTMGWHGAPTRQGTFDHWQLHAHFYPPLLRSATVRKFMVGYEMLAEAQRDLTAESAAERLRSLSDIHYKSVK from the coding sequence ATGGCTGAAGAAACTGTGCCCACAGATGCTCCGCATCGCCGATATAACCCGCTCAAGGGAGAGTGGGTGCTTGTTTCACCTCATCGCAACAAACGCCCTTGGCAGGGGCAGCAGGAAAAGGTCGTGATCGTGGAGAAGCTGCGACACGACCCCAATTGCTACCTCTGCGCGGGCAATGAGCGGAACTCGGGAGCGGTGAATCCCGATTATAAGGGGCCGTTCGTCTTTCCAAACGACTTTCCTGCTTTGCTGGAAGATACGCCAGCGGGAGGAACCTCAGGCGATCCGCTGTTTCGCGCGGAAACTGTGCGTGGCACGGCGCGCGTGATGTGCTTTTCCGAGCGGCATGATCTTACCTTGCCCGAGCTTGAAGTCGCCGACATCCGCAAGGTGGTGGATACATGGGCCGACCAGATCGTTGATCTGGGGGCGCAGTATGACTGGGTCGCCGTTTTTGAAAATAAGGGTGCCGTTATGGGCTGTTCGCAGCCCCATCCTCATGGCCAGATCTGGGCCTCGGATTTCCTGCCCAACGAAGTTGCCGTCGAGGACAGCAATCAAGCGCGGTTTCTGGCCGAGAATGGTGAGGTTCTTCTGGTCCGCTATGCGGCGGATGAGGCGTGCAAAGGCGAGCGGGTGGTTGTCGAGAATGATGACTGGATCGCCGTGGTGCCCTGGTGGGCGACATGGCCTTTCGAGACGTTGCTCATGCCAAAGCGCCACATATTGCGCCTGCCGGATCTGACAGACTCGGAACGGAACAGCTTGGCCGATGCGCTCAAGGGTCTATGCACCAGATATGACAATCTGTTTGAGACCGAATTCCCCTATACGATGGGGTGGCATGGGGCGCCGACGCGACAGGGTACGTTCGATCACTGGCAATTGCATGCGCATTTCTATCCGCCACTGCTGCGTTCGGCCACAGTGCGCAAATTTATGGTTGGCTATGAAATGCTTGCCGAAGCCCAGCGCGATTTGACCGCTGAAAGTGCGGCGGAGCGTTTGCGGTCCTTGTCCGATATTCATTATAAGTCAGTAAAGTAG
- the galE gene encoding UDP-glucose 4-epimerase GalE, whose translation MKRNILVCGGAGYIGSHMVQLLLEAGHDVVVFDNLSSGHVEAIPGVPLERGDLLNPQDLDAVFKKHKVDAVIHFAALIAVGESVEMPDLYYRNNVTGTLNLLDAMRKAGVDRIVFSSTAAVFGNPQRDLIDETHPLGPINPYGWSKRMVEQVLSDMATAYGVRSVALRYFNAAGAHPNGLIGEAHSPETHLVPLVLLTALGIREKLSVFGSDYETRDGTCIRDYIHVLDLASAHLLALDYMDTHEGAHRFNLGNGNGFTNLEVIQTAKRLTNRPIPYDMAPRRAGDSATLVADSTRAKTELGWKPKFDALETIIETAWRWHHEPKYGPFAGK comes from the coding sequence ATGAAGCGTAATATTTTGGTGTGCGGTGGAGCAGGTTATATTGGCTCCCATATGGTTCAGCTTTTGCTGGAAGCCGGGCATGATGTCGTTGTTTTTGATAATTTGTCCTCAGGTCATGTCGAGGCTATTCCTGGCGTTCCTTTGGAGCGCGGTGATCTTCTGAACCCTCAGGATCTCGATGCTGTTTTCAAAAAGCATAAGGTGGATGCTGTTATCCATTTTGCAGCACTGATTGCCGTGGGGGAATCGGTCGAAATGCCTGATCTTTACTACCGCAACAACGTTACTGGTACGCTCAATCTGCTCGACGCCATGCGCAAGGCGGGTGTCGATCGCATTGTCTTTTCCTCTACTGCTGCCGTGTTTGGCAATCCGCAGCGTGACTTGATCGACGAAACCCACCCGCTGGGTCCGATCAACCCTTATGGCTGGTCCAAGCGCATGGTTGAGCAGGTGCTCTCCGATATGGCGACCGCTTACGGTGTTCGCTCGGTTGCCTTGCGCTATTTCAATGCTGCTGGTGCGCATCCCAATGGCTTGATCGGAGAAGCGCATAGTCCGGAAACGCATCTGGTGCCGCTGGTTCTGCTTACAGCACTTGGTATTCGCGAGAAGCTTTCTGTCTTTGGCAGCGATTATGAAACCCGAGACGGGACCTGCATCCGAGACTATATCCATGTGCTTGATCTTGCCTCGGCCCATCTGTTGGCGCTCGATTATATGGATACCCATGAGGGTGCCCATCGCTTCAATCTTGGCAACGGCAACGGCTTTACAAACCTTGAGGTCATCCAGACCGCCAAGCGGCTGACCAATCGCCCCATTCCTTATGACATGGCGCCGCGCAGAGCCGGGGATTCTGCGACCTTGGTGGCCGACAGCACACGCGCCAAAACCGAGCTGGGCTGGAAGCCGAAATTTGACGCGCTCGAAACAATCATTGAAACGGCCTGGCGTTGGCACCATGAGCCCAAATATGGTCCCTTTGCCGGCAAATAG
- a CDS encoding LacI family DNA-binding transcriptional regulator, with the protein MTLRSQGMATIKDIAKRVGVSPTTVSRVLNYDTSLSVSEEKRRQIIETAQDLDYATPRMRAKKKQMSGTANSARVTLLHTLDATEELADPYFITIRHSIEKHLSQADLKIDHRSNQLDDLPKGFPKKSDAILVVGPHGHNTIDHLAETGVPLVCVDFPPDRADVDCVFPDLEQATANLLDALWQKGFRKYGFIGALSGEENPRRPYPDLRSRTFMEWFKARGLEAPANVRFERLTPMSGFELARQLLDTEDRPEIIIAANDTMAIGALQAASSLNLHVPNDVRIVGFNDIPAAGLISPGLTTVAIPAEDIGKAAVDLLLERLSGRSFSKKIILGTKIRWRESC; encoded by the coding sequence ATGACACTGAGGAGCCAAGGCATGGCAACCATCAAGGATATCGCTAAACGGGTGGGTGTATCGCCAACGACAGTTTCTCGCGTCCTCAATTATGACACCAGCCTTTCGGTCTCAGAAGAAAAGCGACGCCAGATCATCGAGACGGCGCAAGATCTCGACTATGCCACACCGCGCATGCGGGCAAAGAAGAAGCAGATGAGCGGAACTGCCAACAGCGCACGGGTCACACTGCTCCATACCCTTGATGCCACAGAAGAACTGGCTGATCCCTATTTCATCACCATCCGCCACAGCATCGAAAAGCATCTCTCACAAGCTGATCTCAAAATTGATCACCGCAGCAACCAGCTTGACGATCTGCCCAAAGGCTTCCCAAAGAAAAGCGATGCCATTCTGGTGGTCGGTCCCCACGGACACAACACAATCGATCATCTGGCGGAAACGGGCGTTCCGCTTGTCTGCGTCGATTTTCCGCCAGACAGGGCAGATGTCGATTGCGTATTCCCGGATCTGGAACAGGCCACCGCCAATCTGCTCGACGCACTGTGGCAAAAAGGCTTTCGCAAATATGGCTTCATTGGTGCTCTCTCTGGCGAAGAGAACCCGCGCCGCCCCTATCCGGATTTGCGCAGCCGCACCTTTATGGAGTGGTTCAAGGCACGCGGGTTGGAAGCTCCGGCGAATGTGCGCTTTGAACGCCTCACCCCGATGAGCGGCTTCGAACTCGCGCGCCAATTGCTAGACACTGAAGACCGCCCGGAAATCATCATCGCAGCCAACGATACCATGGCCATTGGCGCTCTTCAGGCCGCCAGCAGCCTTAACCTGCATGTGCCCAACGATGTGCGCATCGTCGGGTTCAACGACATCCCCGCCGCCGGACTTATTTCTCCAGGCCTAACGACCGTTGCCATTCCCGCAGAAGACATCGGAAAGGCAGCTGTTGACCTTTTGCTTGAGCGCCTTTCAGGCCGCAGCTTTTCCAAGAAGATCATTCTGGGCACAAAGATCCGCTGGCGCGAAAGCTGCTGA
- a CDS encoding orotate phosphoribosyltransferase produces the protein MITSSFPDRALMAELTAQMLLEVNAVHFRPEEPFMLASGLASATYIDCRKLISYPRIRNALMEFCAATIMRDIGFEKIDAVVGGETAGIPFAAWIADKLALPMNYVRKKPKGYGRDAQIEGAPIAGKRALLVEDLTTDGGSKINFVEAMRKAEAEVHDTIVLFYYDIFPEALENMKKIDLNLHYLATWHDVLAVAKKQNYFDTKTLDSVESFLNEPLKWSGEHGGATEITAVPEKS, from the coding sequence ATGATTACTTCTTCTTTTCCTGATCGCGCGCTAATGGCCGAGTTGACCGCACAGATGTTGCTGGAGGTCAATGCGGTGCACTTCCGTCCCGAAGAGCCCTTCATGCTGGCGTCCGGTTTGGCGAGCGCCACCTATATCGATTGCCGCAAGCTGATCTCCTACCCGCGCATTCGCAATGCGCTGATGGAATTTTGCGCCGCGACGATTATGCGCGATATCGGCTTTGAGAAGATTGATGCGGTTGTTGGTGGTGAAACGGCCGGTATCCCTTTCGCTGCATGGATTGCGGACAAGCTGGCTCTGCCAATGAACTATGTGCGCAAGAAACCAAAAGGATATGGTCGCGACGCACAGATCGAAGGCGCTCCGATTGCTGGCAAGCGCGCTCTTTTGGTGGAAGATCTGACCACGGATGGCGGCAGCAAGATCAACTTTGTGGAAGCCATGCGTAAGGCCGAGGCCGAGGTGCACGACACGATCGTTCTCTTCTATTACGACATCTTCCCCGAAGCGCTGGAAAATATGAAGAAAATCGATCTCAATCTGCATTATCTGGCCACTTGGCACGACGTTCTGGCGGTCGCCAAGAAGCAGAATTATTTCGACACCAAGACACTGGACAGTGTTGAGAGCTTCCTGAATGAGCCTCTGAAATGGTCTGGTGAACATGGTGGCGCTACCGAGATTACGGCAGTGCCTGAAAAAAGCTAA
- the pyrC gene encoding dihydroorotase, producing the protein MSLADNQADFIVRRPDDWHLHLRDGEMLKAVLLHTSAHFGRAIIMPNLVPPVIKTSDAEAYLARIQAALPADHHFEPLMTLYLTECTDPADVELGVKSGLIKALKLYPAGATTNSDSGVRNIEAVYPVLEKMAEIGVPLLVHGEVTDADVDIFDREAVFIDRVLTPIRERFPSLRIVMEHVTTEDGVNFVKSAGDKTAATITTHHLIINRNAILVGGIKPHYYCLPVAKREKHRLALRAAATSGDGRFFLGTDSAPHSKSAKECACGCAGVFNAPNTINCLAHVFEQEGALDKLEAFMSLNGPAFYGLPANEERIRLFKTDAPLVLEDKITVDGDEVVVFDPGFPLFWRYETANA; encoded by the coding sequence ATGAGCCTAGCCGATAATCAAGCCGATTTTATTGTTCGCCGTCCCGATGACTGGCATTTGCATTTGCGCGATGGTGAAATGCTCAAGGCGGTTTTGCTTCATACCAGTGCACATTTCGGGCGGGCGATCATTATGCCCAATCTGGTGCCCCCTGTTATCAAGACCTCTGATGCAGAGGCGTATCTAGCCCGTATTCAGGCAGCTCTTCCGGCAGACCATCACTTCGAGCCGCTGATGACGCTATATCTGACAGAGTGCACTGATCCCGCCGATGTCGAGCTGGGGGTAAAATCCGGGCTTATCAAGGCGCTGAAGCTTTATCCTGCGGGCGCAACGACCAATTCTGATAGCGGCGTGCGCAATATCGAGGCTGTTTATCCGGTGCTTGAGAAAATGGCAGAGATTGGAGTGCCGCTTCTGGTGCATGGGGAAGTGACTGACGCCGATGTCGATATTTTCGACCGTGAGGCCGTTTTCATTGACCGCGTGCTGACGCCGATCCGCGAACGGTTTCCTTCCTTGCGCATTGTCATGGAGCATGTGACCACAGAAGATGGGGTGAATTTCGTCAAGAGCGCAGGGGATAAAACCGCTGCGACCATCACGACTCATCATTTGATCATCAACCGCAACGCTATTCTGGTCGGCGGCATCAAGCCGCATTATTACTGCCTGCCGGTTGCCAAGCGCGAGAAGCATCGTCTTGCCCTGCGCGCAGCAGCCACATCCGGTGATGGCCGCTTCTTCCTTGGAACGGACTCAGCACCGCATTCCAAGTCTGCCAAGGAATGCGCCTGCGGCTGTGCCGGTGTGTTCAATGCCCCCAATACGATCAACTGTCTGGCCCATGTGTTTGAGCAAGAAGGCGCGCTGGATAAGCTTGAAGCCTTCATGTCTCTTAATGGTCCTGCCTTCTACGGTCTTCCGGCCAACGAAGAGCGCATTCGCCTGTTCAAGACCGATGCGCCGCTGGTTCTGGAAGACAAGATCACCGTTGATGGTGATGAAGTCGTTGTTTTTGATCCCGGTTTCCCGTTGTTCTGGCGATACGAAACCGCTAACGCTTGA
- a CDS encoding ribulokinase: MSSTNDSCALGLDFGSDSVRAVVVRVADGEELSSAVANYPRWAEGKFCDAARQQFRQHPSDYLEAMGSAVREAIAGLEAHPDIIGIGVDTTGSSPMPVTADGTALALKDGFSSDPDAMCILWKDHTSVAEAQEINDLCHSGQFPDYTKYVGGIYSSEWYWAKILNVGRRNPTVFRAAANWVELCDWIPAVLAGVTDASKIVRSRCAAGHKALWHPEFGGLPSREWLQALDPLLGNLTTPLFGETKTSDQVAGNLSSDWAGRFGLKAGIPIAVGAFDCHMGAVGAGIEPYSLVRAMGTSTCDILVAPPEEVSDTLVSGICGQVPGSVLPDLVGFEAGQSSFGDVFAWFERLLQWGRNGRGKAGSLLPELEKEAAELPPGGYGERALDWLNGRRTPDADQTVKSIIAGLHLGSTAPSIYRALIEATAYGSRAIVERFEEQGVKVNSIVAIGGIARKSDFISQVCADVMNRKVDVALSDQACARGAAIFAATAAGAYEDIYKAKDAMLSPIEKSFEPNPEMHKLYNAIYEDYKRVGAFAGDLAKS; this comes from the coding sequence ATGAGTTCAACCAATGACAGCTGTGCTCTCGGTCTCGACTTCGGATCGGATAGTGTGCGGGCCGTTGTTGTCCGGGTAGCAGACGGGGAGGAGCTTTCCTCGGCAGTTGCGAACTATCCCCGCTGGGCCGAGGGGAAATTCTGTGATGCGGCGCGTCAGCAGTTTCGCCAGCATCCGTCAGACTATCTCGAAGCGATGGGCTCAGCCGTGCGCGAAGCGATCGCCGGGCTCGAAGCGCATCCAGACATTATCGGTATTGGCGTAGACACCACCGGGTCGTCTCCCATGCCTGTCACGGCCGACGGCACCGCGTTGGCGCTCAAGGATGGTTTCTCGTCTGATCCGGATGCCATGTGCATTCTCTGGAAGGACCACACCTCTGTTGCCGAAGCGCAGGAGATCAATGATCTGTGCCATTCGGGCCAGTTTCCTGATTATACAAAATATGTCGGCGGCATTTATTCTTCGGAATGGTACTGGGCCAAGATCCTGAATGTCGGTCGTCGTAATCCAACCGTTTTCCGGGCCGCTGCCAACTGGGTTGAGCTGTGCGACTGGATTCCTGCTGTGCTGGCTGGTGTGACCGATGCGTCCAAGATCGTGCGCTCTCGTTGCGCAGCCGGACACAAGGCTTTGTGGCATCCGGAATTTGGCGGCTTGCCGAGCCGGGAATGGCTACAGGCGCTTGATCCGCTGCTGGGCAATCTGACCACGCCGCTGTTCGGGGAAACCAAGACCAGCGATCAGGTCGCTGGCAATCTGTCTTCAGACTGGGCCGGGCGCTTTGGCCTCAAGGCCGGTATTCCGATTGCGGTTGGAGCCTTTGATTGTCATATGGGCGCTGTTGGGGCCGGTATCGAGCCATATTCTCTGGTTCGTGCCATGGGTACCTCCACTTGCGACATCCTTGTTGCGCCGCCTGAAGAGGTGAGCGACACGTTGGTCAGCGGTATTTGCGGTCAGGTTCCGGGGAGCGTTCTGCCTGATCTGGTTGGTTTTGAAGCCGGCCAGTCTTCCTTCGGTGATGTTTTTGCATGGTTCGAGCGTTTGCTGCAGTGGGGCCGGAATGGGCGTGGTAAGGCTGGTTCTCTGTTGCCAGAGCTTGAAAAGGAAGCTGCCGAGTTGCCGCCGGGTGGTTATGGTGAGCGCGCCTTGGACTGGCTCAATGGACGTCGTACGCCTGATGCTGACCAGACAGTGAAGTCCATCATTGCCGGGCTGCATCTTGGATCGACGGCGCCGTCCATCTATCGTGCCCTGATTGAAGCAACGGCTTATGGATCGCGCGCAATCGTGGAGCGCTTTGAAGAGCAGGGTGTCAAGGTCAACAGCATTGTTGCCATTGGCGGTATTGCCCGCAAGTCTGACTTCATCTCTCAGGTTTGCGCCGATGTGATGAACCGCAAGGTGGATGTGGCTCTGTCTGATCAGGCCTGCGCACGGGGGGCTGCCATTTTTGCAGCGACTGCCGCCGGGGCCTATGAGGATATCTATAAAGCCAAGGATGCGATGCTGAGCCCGATCGAGAAAAGCTTCGAGCCGAATCCCGAAATGCATAAGCTCTATAACGCAATCTATGAAGATTATAAGCGCGTCGGCGCCTTTGCCGGAGATCTGGCCAAGAGCTAA
- the araC gene encoding arabinose operon transcriptional regulator AraC, with amino-acid sequence MDDHSYFDPAQDPQVQRIFNKLSYRSSPKNYDKEVAALFPGFEFGIRLVAGITPIEKGGPLDFHIDRPNGMHGWIINLTVDGQGKLFDGKNTTIVKPGDLVLFPPDAQHFYGRDPDADKWWHRWIYFQPRAFWKPWLQWDEEVNGVYIMRHREESRFSELFRLFVEVEKWAGLSDSLSADLAFNRLEHILLFCARMNRAEKKSNIEIDERVLAACTLISNNLDKPLSVNEIASHVCLSPSRLSHLFRKYIGTGIVQWRDGQRIQYAMQVLRVSNVPIKALSQMVGYEDPLYFSRVFRRHTNMSPRTFRERSLSMIVRSEGEQIDNALDKATAVFAAEVPLPKPAGQ; translated from the coding sequence ATGGACGATCATTCTTATTTCGATCCTGCCCAAGATCCGCAGGTACAGAGAATCTTTAACAAGCTTTCCTATCGCAGTTCACCCAAGAACTACGACAAGGAAGTGGCTGCTCTTTTTCCGGGATTCGAGTTTGGAATCCGGCTTGTCGCCGGCATCACACCCATCGAAAAAGGCGGACCACTCGATTTCCATATCGACCGTCCCAACGGCATGCATGGATGGATCATCAACCTGACCGTGGATGGCCAGGGGAAGCTCTTCGATGGCAAGAATACAACGATTGTGAAGCCAGGAGACCTCGTCCTCTTCCCACCTGATGCCCAACATTTCTATGGCCGCGACCCAGATGCCGACAAATGGTGGCACCGCTGGATCTATTTCCAGCCGCGCGCTTTCTGGAAGCCGTGGTTGCAATGGGATGAAGAGGTCAACGGCGTCTATATCATGCGCCACCGGGAAGAAAGCCGCTTTAGCGAGTTGTTCCGTCTGTTTGTGGAAGTGGAAAAATGGGCAGGGCTTTCCGACAGTCTTTCTGCTGACCTTGCCTTCAACCGACTGGAACATATCCTGCTATTTTGCGCAAGAATGAACAGAGCGGAGAAGAAGTCCAATATCGAAATAGACGAGCGCGTTCTGGCCGCCTGCACGCTGATTTCCAACAATCTGGACAAGCCCCTTTCAGTCAACGAAATCGCCAGCCACGTCTGCCTGTCTCCCTCACGCCTTTCCCACCTGTTCCGGAAATATATCGGCACCGGCATCGTACAATGGCGTGATGGCCAACGCATTCAATATGCCATGCAGGTGCTGCGCGTTTCCAACGTCCCCATCAAGGCGCTTTCACAGATGGTTGGTTATGAAGATCCTCTTTATTTCTCACGCGTCTTTCGTCGCCATACCAACATGAGTCCGCGCACATTCAGAGAGCGCAGCCTCTCCATGATTGTCCGCTCCGAAGGCGAGCAGATTGATAACGCATTGGATAAAGCCACGGCCGTCTTTGCGGCCGAAGTCCCATTGCCCAAGCCTGCAGGGCAATAA
- the araA gene encoding L-arabinose isomerase, with amino-acid sequence MFGLKPLKFWFVCGSQHLYGPETLAEVADGARKVVEGLSKDGRLVLPLEFATVATTGEEIADVCRRASADPECGGIILWMHTFSPSKMWIRGLNALTKPMLHLHTQLNAALPWDTIDMDYMNLHQSAHGDREAGFLHTRMRIGRKVVVGHWSDPAVQDRIDSWMRAARAWDDWQGSGVCRFGDNMRNVAVTDGDKVSAEMAFGFKVDYWPVGDLVAKMADFSDADVEALVAEYDKTYELVPELQAGGAKRASLLDAARQELAIFHFLKEGNYKGFTHTFEDLHGLNQLPGLAPQRMMEQGFGFAGEGDWKTPALVRAMKVMGYGKSGACSFMEDYTYDVSKPGDELVLGAHMLEVCPTIAQSKPRLEIHELGIGGKPDPVRMVFDAVKGNAVNVCLIDMGNRFRLIANEVTSVEHPDLPKLPVARAVWQCKPDFKTACEAWILAGGAHHTAYSYDVTAEMLEDFATIAGIELALIDDDTKISDFKQSLRTNEIYWHLAKGIRV; translated from the coding sequence ATGTTTGGTTTGAAACCTTTGAAATTCTGGTTTGTGTGTGGCTCGCAGCATCTTTATGGTCCGGAAACATTGGCCGAAGTGGCCGATGGTGCCCGTAAGGTTGTTGAGGGGCTGTCCAAGGACGGGCGTCTGGTTCTGCCGCTTGAATTTGCGACCGTGGCGACCACCGGGGAGGAAATTGCGGATGTGTGCCGTCGGGCGTCGGCTGATCCTGAATGTGGCGGTATCATCTTGTGGATGCATACTTTTTCGCCTTCCAAAATGTGGATTCGCGGCCTTAACGCTCTGACCAAGCCAATGCTGCATCTGCATACGCAGCTCAATGCTGCGCTGCCTTGGGATACCATCGACATGGATTACATGAACCTGCACCAGTCTGCCCATGGCGACCGGGAAGCGGGTTTCTTGCATACGCGCATGCGTATTGGTCGCAAGGTGGTCGTTGGTCACTGGAGTGATCCTGCGGTTCAGGACCGGATTGACAGCTGGATGCGCGCTGCGCGCGCCTGGGATGATTGGCAGGGCTCTGGTGTTTGCCGCTTTGGCGACAATATGCGCAATGTTGCCGTGACCGATGGCGACAAGGTGTCCGCAGAGATGGCCTTCGGCTTCAAAGTGGACTACTGGCCGGTTGGTGATCTGGTTGCCAAAATGGCAGATTTCTCCGATGCGGATGTAGAAGCGCTGGTTGCTGAATATGACAAGACCTATGAGCTTGTTCCTGAACTGCAAGCTGGTGGTGCAAAACGGGCATCTCTGCTCGATGCAGCAAGGCAGGAACTGGCCATATTCCACTTCCTGAAAGAGGGAAATTACAAGGGCTTTACCCATACATTTGAAGATTTGCACGGCCTTAATCAGCTGCCCGGTCTTGCGCCTCAGCGCATGATGGAACAAGGCTTCGGCTTTGCTGGTGAAGGCGACTGGAAGACCCCTGCGCTTGTGCGCGCAATGAAGGTCATGGGGTATGGCAAAAGTGGTGCTTGCTCCTTCATGGAAGACTACACCTATGATGTTTCCAAGCCGGGCGATGAGCTGGTACTTGGGGCGCATATGCTCGAGGTCTGCCCGACAATTGCACAGAGCAAACCACGCCTTGAAATTCATGAGCTTGGGATTGGCGGCAAGCCGGATCCTGTGCGCATGGTCTTCGATGCGGTCAAGGGCAATGCAGTGAATGTCTGTCTGATCGACATGGGCAACCGCTTCCGTCTGATTGCAAATGAGGTTACCTCGGTAGAACACCCGGACCTGCCAAAGCTGCCTGTGGCGCGTGCCGTGTGGCAGTGCAAGCCTGACTTTAAAACTGCTTGTGAAGCCTGGATTTTGGCTGGTGGCGCCCATCACACCGCTTACAGCTATGATGTGACTGCCGAGATGCTCGAAGATTTCGCAACCATTGCCGGCATCGAGCTGGCCCTGATTGATGACGACACCAAGATCTCCGATTTCAAGCAGTCTTTACGGACGAATGAAATCTATTGGCATCTTGCCAAAGGGATCCGCGTTTAA
- the araD gene encoding L-ribulose-5-phosphate 4-epimerase AraD, whose translation MLKELREDVFRANIELNDRGVVIYTWGNVSAIDREKGLVVIKPSGVPYETMTADDMVVVDLDNNVVWGSKKPSSDTKTHTTLYKAFPQIGGVVHTHSRHAVAWAQARREIPCLGTTQADYCAGPVPCTKPLTEEQVNRDYETTTGEAIVERFEGLDPAAVPMVLVAGHGPFAWGKNADDAVHNAVVLEEVAHMATITATITNPIPPLEQYVLDYHYERKHGKNAWYGQK comes from the coding sequence ATGCTGAAAGAACTGAGGGAAGACGTTTTTCGCGCGAATATCGAACTGAATGACCGTGGTGTCGTGATTTACACATGGGGCAATGTCAGTGCGATTGATCGGGAGAAAGGGCTGGTTGTCATCAAGCCTTCGGGCGTCCCTTACGAAACGATGACCGCTGACGACATGGTGGTGGTCGATCTCGACAATAATGTCGTCTGGGGCAGCAAGAAGCCGTCTTCTGACACCAAAACCCATACCACGCTTTACAAGGCCTTCCCGCAGATTGGCGGTGTTGTGCATACCCATTCCCGTCATGCTGTCGCCTGGGCTCAGGCGCGCCGAGAAATTCCGTGCTTGGGTACGACGCAGGCCGATTATTGTGCAGGTCCAGTGCCTTGCACGAAGCCTCTCACTGAAGAACAGGTCAATCGCGATTACGAAACAACGACCGGCGAGGCTATTGTCGAACGCTTTGAAGGGCTAGATCCCGCTGCCGTTCCAATGGTTCTGGTGGCCGGTCATGGACCTTTTGCCTGGGGCAAGAATGCCGATGATGCCGTGCACAATGCTGTTGTGCTCGAAGAGGTTGCCCATATGGCAACAATCACTGCAACGATTACCAATCCCATACCGCCTCTGGAGCAATATGTGCTCGATTATCACTATGAGCGCAAACATGGCAAGAACGCCTGGTATGGGCAGAAATAG